TGCTCTGAGACTGCTATTCTGATGTTGCAATCATTTGTTGCACAACTTGACCCAGAGTGGCATGATTGCGGTAATGATCAGTTCTGGGCACCATTATGTTCCCTGCTGTTGAGCCAGAAATGTATGAAGGCATTTCATACTTCtttacaaacacatgcactgCTTCATGGGCTGCATTTGCACTTGACAGTATCAAAAGAAACCTGCCCTGTGTGTAACAAGAGACCAACTACTGATTTTATCAAGCAGTGCTCTGTAAAAATAGTCCATGGTGGTGTTAACTATGATGAGCCTAGATATGCCATTATCATACACCACAGAACCATATCATTCAACATGTACACCgtttggaaacaaatcacctctgGCTGTGATGATGATGTTCATGTTATTGACTGTTTGGCAGGCTCTGAAGTTGATGGAGCTTTGAAATTTGATTTCTTTGCTCCACAGGAATTGCTTTCTGGAGAGTACACCTTAACTGTGATTTCAATGAATTTCAATCGTGTAGTCCCATTTTCTGTGGTGAGAACACTTGACAAACAGATAGGTGAAACAACCTATACCTTCAGTAGTATTGTGCATTGTCTCAATTCAACCCAGTCAATTTTTGGCAAGCTATTTCAACATTATGGAGATGCTGATCACTTTGAGTCTATTGTTTCTTTGAGTGATGAAGCCTTGTCTGCACTCCAGGAGAAGAAATTAAGTACCAGGTTATCATCTTGTGCTACTCTTACGCTTGTAGCTGGTAATCACTCCATGACTATTTCTTATCCTTACCCTGTAGAATATGGTAAAGTGTCCGTCACTTTATCTCGAAAGAAGAGGATGGTTGCTGTGGTTGCCCGTCGTAAGAGTTATTGTCTTTACGAAGAAGGTCCAGCATTTATTGTGAACCCTGACAATGCCTTAGCCCTGCCAACAACTTGTATCAGGCCTGAAGATGCCAGTGTGTTTTCTGGCTTCCAATATAGTCGAGAGGATCGTGTGCTTATGAACAAGTTAGGCCGACAAATATCCCTTATGCCTGCAGAAATTAATGTAAAGGAGACAATGTCATGTTTCTTTCAGCAAAGAGAATGCTGTTTTCAATTGGTGAATCAGACTTCATCATTGAAGTCCATTGTAGGATTAGTTGTTGTCCGTGATCAACTCTTTGACCTAGCAAACAAGACTCCTGCAATTGATTTGTACTTCTGTTTTGTGACTAAGGAATCATGCAagaaaatttacaaaaattggATGAGATTTTGTACCAGCATAGCTCCTTGTGCAAGGGAAATATTTGTGGACAGCACTGAATGTCAACTACTAGAAGAGTTGTTTGTATATTTTTCCAGTCGTACTGTGACCACAACAAGTAAACCAGCTATGGGTGGTCATATAAAAGAGGAACTCGCTGACAACAAAATTGATCACCTGTTTACCAGAGCAGTGGTATACCCACTCTATCCTCATCAAGATGTTTTCACAGGTACCAGTGGTCCATTGGTGGTGCCACAGTATTCTACTGAGCCATTAAAAGACAGAGACAAATGTAGTTATTGTGGCCAAAGCGCTGTTGATCTCAAGAAATGTTCTCGGTGTCGCTCTGTACAATACTGTGGTCGAGATTGTCAAAAGAAACATTGGACCTCCCACAAACCAGACTGTCACTGACTTTGGACCCTGATTTTGGTTAACtacacatgtgtgcatgttgtaATTATTTCTCAGTGATTTGTATATGTAGTAATGAACTGAATTAATGCCTTGTGGACATTTGTGGTGTTGAATTGCAGTTTGAGTCTGAgagggtatatatatatattgcagcTGTCCCTTTGAGATGTTGTACGGTGCAGCAAACCTGCTACTAGGCATGAAACATTTTAAACAATTGACTCAACTTTGTGTGATGGGATTAGTCAAACTATTTGTTGACTGAAGCTCCTAGGTATATTGGTACCATACCTGAGGTATTTGTATGCTATATAGGCTGATCACGAAAACGTACTATaaagaacagtcaaatactctaattgagcagtcattatgtaaaattttcaattttaacCCCTGACTCCTCCTAGTTTCATAATTATCACTCCTTGCCAGGTACTGCAGCTGGGTCAAGTACTGAAAGTTGAAACTTGGAGCAATAGGTGAGAAAGACAGTTTTGCAGAGCTATGTTAGTTTTTGCTGATATGCTATATAGTTATAGCACTGTACTTTTGCTAGCTGCTGTAGTGATCTTAAGTTTTCTTTCATGGTGGCCAAACTCAAGTTGTTAACCATATACACAAGTTAATATTTGTTTTGCcaaactaactaactgatagGACTGACTGACTATGTTGTTTTCCATAAATGACATGCActttcacataatattatggatATACATGTAAGAATATGCTTATtgtttcagacacctattatgctcagcACAAGTGGCTGGTACCTAGATATGCTATACTAATTTGCAGGAAATTTTGTGATCAATTATAAAAATGCATATAAACACGTTCGAACCTTTCTCATGGAAAAAGGGAACTGGTTCTGTACCATTTAAAATATATTCCCTTGTTCCTACGTTAATGTCTTTAAAGAAAATACCTATTCTGG
The Dysidea avara chromosome 7, odDysAvar1.4, whole genome shotgun sequence genome window above contains:
- the LOC136261449 gene encoding uncharacterized protein is translated as MSASKFFPSTRHFNFIYYHPFGNTPPEDLLQSVCDGVEFPEVLILGCGDIRSCFYTLWNNFDPQHSRSFKGVHFVLNDSSVAVVARNVLFLYMCTQMPSDQAAVKKWIASFWSIWFCHELLPDHNQVLTNILSLLVKWSKDIDTWSSSVGNPLKSLVQFATTGTIKKVNKIWAMWLNGNCTIHEMTANKMESFKPIPEYYTMQDPTAQLIRCFGSVLVKNVSPIKREIMKDEIASYYKSGNAFAEEVLCLPVKRSASINNSFLERLDNIYTTPCTSIPYRCFYHTFQFSPNELRRRKLSKYPLLVEGGEFVKQPLLANSVQQFSIWIQSCARTLCGKQHVIFTVQCSDALELCQQLHGHPQLFSCSVPSLFDAVYSSNLMDFTAPPSLVLLAMSVLKDSGLLFAMSFHSTVVFNTAYVYLKEMFGFDCKYFPVLIGARCIGVESEYSGKVSLKPVPYDLASSYTTFIWQRTTATMLTQVPQKDMDNMFKVLGDAIVHSVGYPLEDGGKSRMKSLLCSETAILMLQSFVAQLDPEWHDCGNDQFWAPLCSLLLSQKCMKAFHTSLQTHALLHGLHLHLTVSKETCPVCNKRPTTDFIKQCSVKIVHGGVNYDEPRYAIIIHHRTISFNMYTVWKQITSGCDDDVHVIDCLAGSEVDGALKFDFFAPQELLSGEYTLTVISMNFNRVVPFSVVRTLDKQIGETTYTFSSIVHCLNSTQSIFGKLFQHYGDADHFESIVSLSDEALSALQEKKLSTRLSSCATLTLVAGNHSMTISYPYPVEYGKVSVTLSRKKRMVAVVARRKSYCLYEEGPAFIVNPDNALALPTTCIRPEDASVFSGFQYSREDRVLMNKLGRQISLMPAEINVKETMSCFFQQRECCFQLVNQTSSLKSIVGLVVVRDQLFDLANKTPAIDLYFCFVTKESCKKIYKNWMRFCTSIAPCAREIFVDSTECQLLEELFVYFSSRTVTTTSKPAMGGHIKEELADNKIDHLFTRAVVYPLYPHQDVFTGTSGPLVVPQYSTEPLKDRDKCSYCGQSAVDLKKCSRCRSVQYCGRDCQKKHWTSHKPDCH